In a genomic window of bacterium:
- a CDS encoding NADH-quinone oxidoreductase subunit B has product MVGAVQTLVNFCRANSVWPMTFGLACCAIEMMAAGMARVDMSRYGSEVFRPSPRQCDLMIVAGTLNKKMAPVLLRLYEQMPSPKWVIAMGNCAISGGPFKIEENYNVIEGVDRIVPVDVYIPGCPPRPEALLEGIFKLQEIISGHRHPLPQVKGLLAPHRKNPTGISE; this is encoded by the coding sequence ATGGTCGGCGCGGTTCAGACCCTCGTCAATTTCTGCAGGGCCAACTCGGTCTGGCCCATGACCTTCGGCCTCGCCTGCTGCGCCATCGAGATGATGGCGGCGGGCATGGCGCGGGTCGATATGTCTCGCTACGGCTCGGAGGTTTTCCGCCCCTCTCCCCGCCAGTGCGACCTGATGATCGTCGCCGGAACCCTCAACAAGAAGATGGCCCCCGTGCTCCTTCGCCTCTACGAGCAGATGCCCTCCCCCAAGTGGGTTATTGCGATGGGTAACTGCGCTATCTCCGGCGGCCCCTTCAAGATCGAGGAAAACTACAACGTAATAGAGGGCGTGGACAGGATAGTGCCGGTGGACGTTTACATCCCCGGCTGCCCGCCGAGGCCGGAAGCCCTGCTCGAAGGAATCTTCAAGCTTCAGGAAATCATCTCGGGCCACAGACATCCGCTTCCTCAGGTGAAGGGTCTCCTGGCCCCCCACCGCAAGAATCCGACGGGTATCTCCGAATGA
- a CDS encoding NADH-quinone oxidoreductase subunit A, producing MNGIWVVDLIYIAIFLVVGAGAAALPFVIVALIAPSYIQDKTLETYECGMDPIGPAWIRYGVLYYLYALMFLAFDVDVLYLFPAALAYRKVPGMGVAVAMVLFIAILALAIAYAWRKGVFTWSRRKI from the coding sequence ATGAACGGAATCTGGGTCGTTGACCTCATCTATATCGCTATTTTCCTGGTTGTAGGCGCGGGCGCGGCGGCTCTGCCCTTTGTAATCGTCGCCCTTATCGCCCCCAGCTACATTCAGGACAAGACTCTCGAAACCTACGAATGCGGCATGGACCCGATCGGTCCCGCCTGGATTCGCTACGGCGTCCTCTACTACCTCTACGCGCTTATGTTCCTCGCCTTCGACGTAGATGTCCTCTATCTATTCCCCGCCGCCCTCGCCTACCGCAAGGTCCCCGGCATGGGCGTCGCGGTCGCAATGGTTCTCTTCATCGCCATCCTTGCTCTCGCCATTGCTTACGCCTGGCGAAAGGGAGTGTTCACTTGGTCAAGGAGAAAGATTTGA
- a CDS encoding radical SAM/Cys-rich domain protein, protein MNEFDPTAGGEKNPGVFADGIKVLQVNVGLRCNLSCSHCHLESGPERHESMSWEVMEKIVGTAKTIEGVSVDITGGSPELNVHLERFITALSENKIPVKLRTNLAALMGRERLCGFLARSKVSLVASLPCYLKENVDAQRGKGTFDASVLALHALNSLGYGKTLPLTLVYNPSGPFLPPPQTALEEAYRRRLREDYGVEFTNLITITNMPIGRFFQSLDGSGQAAGYLSKLKESFNPKTVSGLMCRSQITIGWDGVLYDCDFNIALGLPVGCAGSRTIGDFSPGELNKRRIVTGNHCFGCTAGQGSSCAGALD, encoded by the coding sequence ATGAACGAGTTCGATCCAACCGCAGGCGGCGAGAAAAATCCCGGCGTCTTCGCAGACGGAATAAAGGTCCTCCAGGTCAACGTCGGGCTCCGGTGCAACCTGAGCTGTTCCCACTGCCACCTCGAATCCGGCCCCGAGCGCCACGAATCAATGAGCTGGGAGGTGATGGAGAAAATCGTCGGAACGGCAAAAACCATCGAGGGGGTGTCGGTAGACATAACCGGCGGCTCGCCCGAGCTCAACGTTCACCTCGAAAGGTTCATAACCGCCCTTTCGGAAAATAAAATCCCTGTAAAACTGCGAACCAACCTCGCGGCGCTTATGGGGAGGGAACGCCTCTGTGGATTTCTTGCTCGAAGCAAGGTATCCCTCGTCGCCTCGCTTCCCTGTTACCTGAAGGAAAACGTAGACGCCCAGAGAGGCAAGGGAACCTTCGACGCCTCGGTCTTGGCCCTTCATGCCCTTAACTCCCTCGGCTACGGAAAAACCCTCCCCCTCACCCTCGTCTACAATCCCTCCGGGCCTTTCCTTCCTCCGCCTCAAACCGCGCTGGAGGAAGCCTACCGCAGAAGGCTGAGAGAAGACTACGGCGTTGAGTTCACCAACCTCATAACCATAACGAACATGCCCATCGGGAGATTTTTCCAGAGCCTCGACGGGTCGGGCCAGGCCGCTGGCTATCTTTCAAAATTGAAGGAGTCGTTTAACCCCAAAACGGTCAGCGGCCTCATGTGCCGCAGCCAGATAACCATAGGTTGGGACGGCGTCCTTTACGACTGCGACTTCAACATCGCCCTCGGCCTCCCGGTAGGCTGCGCCGGTTCGCGGACGATCGGAGATTTTTCCCCCGGCGAACTGAACAAAAGGCGGATCGTCACGGGCAACCATTGTTTCGGCTGCACCGCCGGTCAGGGCTCCTCCTGCGCGGGCGCGCTGGATTAG
- a CDS encoding MFS transporter, producing the protein MAGFFPVFFKEYWSAGAPVSLSTFRLGAANSSAGLLVALLAPALGAIADRGGARKKFLIFFALTGIAATASLYFIPQGEWLFAAFSYMLAMIGFMGGNIFYDSLIVTVSPRNRLDFVSSLGFSLGYLGGGLLFALNVLMVRNPEFFGLSSAGEAVKLSFAMAALWWGIFLVPLLLAVKEAKGLGRKGQNPVRKGFSDLAETFRHIKSLRPVYLFLIAYWLYIDGVDTIIVMAVDYGMSLGFPASSLMVALLITQFVGFPSAIAFGKLGERFGVLKALYGGLFIYCCVVVWGYFMDSAGEFYAMAIAIGLAQGGVQALSRSWFARLVPEEKAAQFFGFYNMLGKFAAVIGPLLMGLAGLVTGSPRTSILALLLLLGGGIIMLRYSSTAVASEGGERL; encoded by the coding sequence ATGGCGGGCTTCTTCCCCGTTTTTTTCAAGGAATACTGGAGCGCCGGTGCGCCTGTCTCCCTCTCCACCTTCAGGCTGGGGGCGGCCAACTCCTCGGCGGGGCTCCTCGTTGCTCTCCTCGCTCCAGCGCTCGGAGCAATCGCCGACAGGGGCGGGGCGAGAAAAAAATTCCTCATCTTCTTCGCCCTGACGGGAATAGCCGCTACAGCCTCTTTATACTTCATCCCGCAGGGCGAGTGGCTCTTCGCCGCCTTCTCCTACATGCTTGCCATGATCGGTTTCATGGGTGGTAATATCTTCTACGATTCCCTCATAGTCACCGTTTCGCCGCGAAACAGGCTGGATTTCGTCTCCTCCCTCGGCTTTTCGCTGGGGTATCTCGGCGGCGGGCTTCTTTTCGCCCTGAACGTCCTCATGGTCAGAAACCCGGAGTTCTTCGGCCTCTCTTCGGCGGGAGAGGCGGTAAAACTCTCCTTCGCTATGGCAGCCCTCTGGTGGGGGATCTTTCTGGTTCCGCTGCTGCTGGCGGTGAAGGAGGCGAAAGGGCTCGGGCGGAAGGGGCAAAATCCCGTTCGGAAGGGGTTTTCCGACCTCGCCGAAACCTTCCGCCACATAAAGTCCCTGAGACCGGTCTACCTCTTTTTAATCGCCTACTGGCTCTACATCGACGGGGTCGACACGATAATCGTCATGGCGGTGGATTACGGGATGAGCCTGGGCTTTCCCGCGAGCAGCCTGATGGTGGCTCTCCTGATAACCCAGTTCGTCGGCTTCCCCTCCGCGATAGCTTTCGGAAAGCTCGGCGAGAGGTTCGGGGTTCTGAAGGCGCTTTACGGAGGACTCTTTATCTACTGTTGTGTCGTCGTCTGGGGCTATTTCATGGACAGCGCGGGCGAGTTTTACGCCATGGCGATAGCGATAGGACTGGCGCAGGGCGGCGTTCAGGCTCTGAGCCGCTCCTGGTTCGCACGGCTGGTGCCTGAGGAGAAAGCCGCCCAGTTCTTCGGCTTCTACAACATGCTGGGAAAGTTCGCTGCGGTAATCGGGCCGCTGCTGATGGGCCTGGCCGGACTCGTTACCGGAAGCCCGCGAACTTCCATACTCGCCCTGCTCCTTCTCCTCGGCGGGGGAATAATCATGCTGCGCTATTCTTCAACCGCCGTTGCCAGCGAGGGCGGCGAGCGGTTATGA
- a CDS encoding ABC transporter permease, whose translation MLRRRLLTLVPTVLGVITLVFAFIHMVPGDPVDVMLGETANSADKAALRAELGLEKPLMTQYAGYLTGLAQGDLGRSFVYRKPVSEVILSRLPATLQLAGVSLFIALFVALPLGVFAGVRKGGLLDRATLVLSLAGVSIPNFWLGPMLVMLFAVNLRWLPVSGRSGPESVILPAITLGFALSAILSRMVRQSLSDVLGAEYLQAARARGVSERKVIWVHAMRNACLPVITILGLQLGALLSGAVIAEAVFAWPGIGTLLLQAINGRDYPVVQGCVLVISLGYVFANFLADIAIRFADPRVRG comes from the coding sequence ATGCTCCGACGAAGGCTTCTGACCCTCGTTCCAACTGTGCTCGGCGTGATCACGCTGGTTTTCGCCTTTATTCACATGGTCCCCGGCGACCCTGTGGACGTGATGCTGGGCGAGACCGCCAACAGCGCCGACAAGGCCGCCCTGCGCGCCGAACTCGGCCTCGAAAAACCCCTCATGACCCAGTACGCCGGCTATCTGACGGGACTGGCGCAGGGGGACCTCGGCAGGAGCTTCGTCTACCGCAAGCCCGTCAGTGAGGTTATTTTATCGCGCCTCCCCGCCACTCTCCAACTCGCCGGAGTCTCGCTTTTCATCGCCCTTTTCGTCGCGCTTCCCCTGGGCGTCTTCGCGGGAGTGAGAAAGGGAGGGCTGCTCGACAGGGCGACCCTTGTGCTGAGTCTCGCGGGGGTCTCCATACCCAATTTCTGGCTCGGGCCGATGCTTGTCATGCTCTTCGCCGTCAACCTGCGCTGGCTTCCCGTCTCCGGTCGCAGCGGGCCGGAATCGGTGATTCTTCCCGCCATAACCCTGGGGTTCGCCCTTTCGGCGATACTCTCGCGCATGGTGCGACAGTCCCTTTCAGACGTTCTCGGGGCCGAGTACCTGCAGGCCGCGAGGGCGAGGGGAGTGAGCGAGAGGAAGGTAATCTGGGTACACGCGATGCGTAACGCCTGCCTTCCCGTCATCACCATTCTTGGCCTCCAGCTCGGCGCGCTCCTCTCCGGGGCGGTTATCGCGGAGGCGGTCTTCGCCTGGCCCGGTATCGGGACCCTTCTCCTGCAGGCGATTAACGGGCGCGATTACCCGGTGGTGCAGGGGTGCGTCCTCGTGATAAGCCTCGGCTACGTCTTCGCCAATTTCCTCGCCGACATCGCCATACGCTTCGCCGACCCCAGAGTGAGGGGTTAG
- a CDS encoding ABC transporter permease, translating into MDGFVIAAGIILAVLVFAALFAPLFAPFDPQLLDLRGGLEGPTTAHPLGQDKIGRDVLSGIMYGGRVSLLIGFAVVAVSIVVGTAVGFVSGWVGGWADEIFMRIVDILLAFPGILLAIALAGVLGPSLWNVIFALSVMGWVGFARLVRGEVLSIKEREYVKAATVLGASPARIAWKHVLPNLSGPLAVKATFAVAGTILSESSLSFLGLGPQDTPTWGAILSQGVDYLLFAPHLAFFPGLAIMLTVLGINIIGDEVSARLDPLGKHS; encoded by the coding sequence ATGGACGGGTTCGTGATCGCGGCCGGGATCATACTCGCCGTGCTGGTCTTTGCGGCTCTCTTCGCACCGCTTTTCGCTCCCTTCGACCCCCAGCTTCTGGACCTTCGCGGAGGGCTTGAAGGCCCCACCACGGCGCATCCTCTCGGGCAGGACAAGATCGGGCGGGACGTCCTTTCGGGGATAATGTACGGTGGCAGAGTGAGCCTGCTCATCGGCTTCGCGGTCGTGGCGGTGAGCATCGTCGTCGGCACTGCGGTGGGTTTCGTCTCCGGCTGGGTAGGCGGGTGGGCTGACGAAATCTTCATGCGGATAGTGGACATTCTGCTGGCCTTTCCCGGCATTTTGCTGGCCATCGCCCTCGCCGGAGTTCTCGGCCCGAGCCTCTGGAACGTAATCTTCGCCCTCAGCGTCATGGGTTGGGTGGGGTTCGCGAGGCTTGTGCGCGGAGAGGTTCTCTCGATAAAGGAGAGAGAGTACGTCAAGGCCGCGACGGTACTGGGGGCGAGCCCGGCGCGGATAGCCTGGAAGCACGTTCTTCCGAACCTTTCCGGTCCTCTCGCGGTGAAGGCCACCTTCGCCGTGGCGGGGACGATTCTTTCGGAATCGAGCCTCAGCTTCCTCGGCCTCGGGCCGCAGGACACGCCCACCTGGGGGGCGATACTCAGCCAGGGGGTAGATTACCTCCTCTTCGCGCCCCACCTGGCCTTCTTCCCCGGCCTCGCCATCATGCTCACCGTCCTCGGGATAAACATCATAGGCGACGAGGTCAGCGCAAGGCTAGACCCTCTGGGAAAGCACTCATGA
- the ampD gene encoding 1,6-anhydro-N-acetylmuramyl-L-alanine amidase AmpD translates to MRVKWARREESPNRSSREGSEVECVVIHHISLPPGEFGGPHIVDFFRGRLDTSAHEYFKEIEGIKVSSHFLIDRKGEAVQFVDTSEAAWHAGVSSWKGRGNVNLFSIGIELEGDMVSGYTEAQYETLGRLLGELKKEYPALTPESLTGHEHVAPGRKADPGPLFDWERAKDFLKGSVS, encoded by the coding sequence ATGAGAGTAAAGTGGGCGAGGCGGGAGGAAAGTCCTAACCGCTCCTCAAGGGAGGGCAGCGAAGTCGAGTGCGTCGTCATACACCACATAAGCCTCCCCCCCGGCGAGTTCGGCGGACCGCACATCGTAGATTTCTTCCGGGGCCGCCTCGACACGTCGGCTCACGAATACTTCAAGGAAATCGAGGGAATAAAAGTCTCCTCGCACTTCCTCATAGACCGGAAGGGCGAGGCGGTGCAGTTCGTGGACACCTCCGAGGCCGCGTGGCACGCCGGGGTGAGTTCGTGGAAGGGAAGGGGAAATGTAAACCTCTTCTCTATTGGCATTGAGCTCGAAGGAGACATGGTTTCGGGCTATACCGAAGCGCAGTACGAAACTCTCGGAAGACTGCTGGGGGAACTGAAAAAAGAATATCCCGCGCTGACGCCCGAATCCCTCACCGGCCACGAGCACGTCGCGCCGGGGAGAAAGGCCGACCCCGGCCCACTCTTCGACTGGGAGAGGGCGAAAGATTTTTTAAAGGGTTCAGTCTCTTGA